In the genome of Perca fluviatilis chromosome 4, GENO_Pfluv_1.0, whole genome shotgun sequence, one region contains:
- the LOC120557880 gene encoding myosin heavy chain, fast skeletal muscle-like, producing the protein MSTDAEMECFGPAAIYLRKSERERIEAQNTPFDAKSAYYVTEPTEMYLKGKLLKKEGGKATVEVQGGKSFTVKEDDIFPMNPPKYDKIEDMAMMTHLSEPSVLYNLKERYAAWMIYTYSGLFCVTVNPYKWLPVYDSVVVSGYRGKKRIEAPPHIFSISDNAYQFMLQDRENQSILITGESGAGKTVNTKRVIQYFATIAVAGGKKMETGKMQGSLEDQIIAANPLLEAYGNAKTVRNDNSSRFGKFIRIHFGSTGKLASADIETYLLEKSRVTFQLSAERSYHIFYQLMTGHKPELIEALLITTNPYDFPMVSHGEIIVKSINDVEEFIATDTAIDILGFTAEEKISIYKLTGAVIHHGNMKFKQKQREEQAEPDGNEEADKIAYLMGLNSADMLKALCYPRVKVGNEMVVKGQTVPQVHNSVSALSKSVYEKMFLWMVVRINEMLDTKQPRNFFIGVLDIAGFEIFDYNSLEQLCINFTNEKLQQFFNHHMFVLEQEEYKKEGIEWEFIDFGMDLAACIELIEKPMGIFSILEEECMFPKASDVTFKNKLYDQHLGKSASFQKPKPAKGKAEAHFSLVHYAGTVDYNITGWLDKNKDPLNDSVVQLYQKSAVKLLAHLYASHAPTEDGKGGKKGGGKKKGGSFQTVSALFRENLGKLMTNLRSTHPHFVRCLIPNESKTPGLMENFLVIHQLRCNGVLEGIRICRKGFPSRILYADFKQRYKVLNASVIPEGQFIDNKKASEKLLASISVDKSQYRFGHTKVFFKAGLLGTLEEMRDEKLVELVTMTQAVCRGFLMRREFAKMMQRREAIYSIQYNIRSFMNVKTWPWMKLYFKIKPLLKSAETEKEMAQMKEDFGKMKEDLTKTLAKKKELEEKMVSLLQEKNDLMLQIQAEGENISDAEERCEGLIKAKIQLEAKLKETSERLEDEEEMNAELTAKKRKLEDECSELKKDIDDLELTLAKVEKEKHATENKVKNLVEEMASQDETIAKLTKEKKALQEAHQQTLDDLQAEEDKVNTLSKAKVKLEQQVDDIESSLEQEKKLRMDLERSKRKLEGDLKLAHESIMDLENDKQQSDEKIKKRDFEMSQLLGKIEDEQSLGVHLHKKIKELQARIEELEEEIEADRAARAKVEKQRSDLSRELEEISERLEEAGGATSVQTEMNKKREAEFQKLRRDLEESTLQHEATAAALRKKQADSVAELGEQIDNLQRVKQKLEKEKSEYKMEIDDLSSNMESVAKSKGNLEKMCRALEDQLSELKTKNEEHMRQLNEINVQRSRLMTENGEFGRQLEEKESLVSQLTRGKQAYIHQIEELKKYLEEEVKAKNALAHAVQSARHDCDLLREQFEEELEAKSELQRAMSKANSEVAQWRAKYETDAIQRTEELEEAKKKLAQRLQDAEESIESVNAKCASLEKTKQRLQGEVEDMMFDVERANALAANLDKKQRNFDKVLAEWKQKYEESQAELEGAQKETRSLSTEMFKMKNSYEEALDHLETLKRENKILQQEISDLTEHIAESGKTIHELEKGKKTAESEKAEVQTALEEAEATLEHEESKIIRIQLELTQVKSEIDRKLAEKDEEIEQIKRNSQRVIESMQSTLDAEVRSRNDALRIKKKMEGDLNEMEIQLSHASRQSADAQKQLRNVQAQLKDAQLHLDEAIRGQEDMKEQVAMVERRNNLMLAEIEELRSALEQTDRSRKVAEQELVDASERVGLLHSQNTNLINTKRKLETDLAQIQGEVEDAVQEARNAEEKAKKAVTDAAMMAEELKKEQDTSTHLERMKKNLDVTVKDLQHRLDEAENLAMKGGKKQLQKLEARVRELECEVEAEQRLGGEAVKGIRKHERRVKELTYQTEEDKKNIARLQDLVDKLQLKVKSYKRQSEEAEEQANTHLSRYRKVQHEMEEAQERADIAESQVNKLRAKSREIVRGKEAEE; encoded by the exons AAGAAGATGACATCTTCCCCATGAACCCTCCAAAGTACGATAAGATTGAGGACATGGCCATGATGACTCACCTCAGTGAGCCTTCTGTGCTGTATAACCTCAAAGAGCGCTATGCAGCATGGATGATCTAC ACCTACTCAGGACTGTTCTGCGTCACTGTGAACCCCTACAAGTGGCTCCCAGTGTACGACTCAGTGGTTGTCTCAGGATACAGAGGCAAAAAGAGGATTGAGGCTCCACCCCACATCTTCTCCATCTCTGATAACGCCTACCAGTTCATGCTCCAAG ATCGTGAGAATCAGTCAATCCTGATTAC tGGAGAATCCGGTGCAGGAAAGACCGTCAACACCAAACGTGTCATTCAGTACTTTGCGACAATCGCAGTGGCTGGAGGAAAGAAAATGGAGACTGGAAAAATGCAG GGGTCACTGGAAGATCAAATCATTGCAGCCAACCCACTGCTGGAGGCTTATGGTAATGCCAAAACTGTGAGGAATGACAACTCATCCCGCTTT GGTAAATTCATCAGAATCCATTTTGGATCAACTGGAAAGTTGGCTTCAGCTGATATTGAAACAT ATCTGCTGGAGAAGTCTCGGGTGACGTTCCAGCTGTCTGCTGAGAGGAGCTACCACATCTTCTATCAGCTCATGACAGGCCACAAACCTGAGCTGATAG AGGCTCTCCTCATCACCACCAACCCTTACGACTTCCCCATGGTCAGTCACGGTGAAATCATTGTAAAGAGTATCAATGACGTTGAGGAGTTCATAGCCACTGAT ACTGCCATTGACATCCTGGGCTTCACCGCTGAAGAGAAGATAAGCATCTACAAGCTGACTGGAGCGGTGATACACCACGGAAACATGAAGTTCAAGCAGAAGCAGCGTGAAGAGCAGGCTGAGCCCGATGGCAATGAGG AGGCGGATAAAATCGCATACCTCATGGGCCTGAACTCTGCTGATATGCTCAAGGCTTTATGTTACCCAAGAGTCAAGGTCGGCAATGAAATGGTGGTAAAAGGTCAAACAGTGCCACAG GTGCATAATTCCGTCTCGGCTCTCTCGAAGTCtgtctatgagaaaatgttcTTGTGGATGGTCGTCAGAATCAATGAGATGCTGGATACCAAGCAGCCCAGGAACTTTTTTATTGGTGTCTTAGACATTGCAGGGTTTGAAATCTTTGAT TACAACAGCTTGGAGCAGCTGTGCATCAACTTCACCAATGAAAAACTGCAACAGTTTTTCAACCACCACATGTTTGTCCTGGAGCAAGAAGAATACAAGAAAGAGGGAATTGAATGGGAGTTCATTGATTTTGGTATGGACCTGGCTGCCTGCATTGAGCTGATTGAGAAG CCAATGGGCATCTTCTCCATCCTTGAAGAGGAGTGCATGTTCCCCAAGGCATCAGACGTCACCTTCAAGAACAAACTGTATGACCAGCATCTTGGTAAAAGTGCTTCCTTCCAGAAACCCAAACCTGCTAAAGGTAAAGCTGAGGCCCATTTCTCCCTGGTGCACTATGCCGGCACTGTTGATTATAACATCACTGGCTGGCTGGATAAGAACAAAGACCCCCTGAACGACTCAGTGGTTCAGCTCTACCAGAAGTCTGCAGTCAAACTGTTGGCTCACCTCTATGCATCACATGCCCCAACAGAAG atgGTAAAGGTGGAAAGAAGGGTGGTGGCAAGAAGAAGGGTGGCTCCTTCCAGACAGTGTCGGCTCTTTTCAGG GAAAACCTGGGCAAGCTGATGACCAACTTAAGGAGCACTCATCCACACTTTGTGCGCTGTTTGATTCCCAATGAATCAAAAACACCAG GTCTCATGGAGAACTTCTTGGTCATCCACCAGCTGAGGTGTAACGGTGTACTGGAAGGTATCAGGATCTGCAGGAAAGGTTTCCCCAGCAGAATCCTTTACGCTGACTTCAAGCAGAG ATACAAAGTATTGAATGCTAGTGTCATCCCTGAGGGACAGTTCATCGACAACAAGAAGGCCTCAGAGAAACTGCTGGCATCCATAAGTGTGGACAAATCCCAATACAGATTTGGCCATACCAAG GTATTCTTCAAGGCTGGACTACTGGGTACGCTTGAGGAGATGAGAGATGAGAAATTGGTTGAACTGGTCACAATGACTCAGGCAGTCTGCAGAGGTTTCCTGATGAGACGAGAATTTGCCAAAATGATGCAGAGAAG GGAAGCAATTTACTCCATTCAGTATAACATCCGCTCATTCATGAATGTCAAAACTTGGCCATGGATGAAGCTGTACTTCAAGATTAAGCCTCTGCTGAAGAGTGCAGAGACTGAAAAAGAGATGGCCCAAATGAAAGAGGACTTTGGAAAGATGAAAGAAGATCTGACAAAGACTCTGGCTAAGAAGAAAGAACTGGAGGAGAAGATGGTTTCTCTGCTGCAGGAGAAAAATGACTTGATGCTACAAATTCAGGCT GAGGGTGAAAACATCAGTGATGCGGAGGAAAGGTGTGAGGGGCTCATTAAAGCAAAAATCCAGCTTGAGGCCAAACTCAAAGAGACATCTGAGAGactggaggatgaggaggaaatGAATGCTGAGCTGACTGCAAAGAAGAGGAAGCTGGAGGACGAGTGCTCTGAGTTGAAGAAAGACATCGATGACTTGGAGCTCACCCTGGCCAAAGTGGAAAAGGAGAAACATGCCACTGAGAACAAG GTTAAAAACCTGGTGGAGGAAATGGCATCTCAAGATGAGACCATTGCTAAGTTGACCAAAGAGAAGAAAGCCCTCCAAGAGGCCCATCAGCAGACCCTTGATGATCTGCAGGCAGAGGAAGACAAAGTCAACACTCTGTCGAAGGCTAAAGTCAAGCTGGAGCAGCAAGTGGACGAT ATTGAAAGTTCCTTGGAGCAAGAAAAGAAGCTTCGTATGGATCTTGAGCGATCAAAAAGAAAGCTTGAAGGAGATCTGAAACTGGCCCATGAATCCATCATGGATCTGGAGAATGACAAGCAGCAGTCTGACGAAAAAATAAAGAA GAGGGACTTTGAGATGAGTCAGCTTCTTGGCAAGATAGAAGATGAACAGTCACTTGGTGTTCACCTTCATAAGAAAATCAAGGAACTCCAG GCTCGTATTGAGGAGTTGGAGGAAGAGATCGAGGCTGATCGAGCTGCTCGGGCCAAGGTGGAGAAGCAGAGGTCTGACCTCTCCAGGGAACTTGAGGAGATCAGCGAGAGGCTCGAAGAAGCTGGCGGAGCAACGTCTGTTCAGACTGAAATGAACAAGAAGCGTGAGGCCGAGTTTCAGAAGCTGCGCCGTGACCTGGAAGAGTCCACCCTGCAGCATGAGGCCACCGCTGCAGCTCTGCGCAAGAAGCAGGCTGACAGTGTGGCAGAGCTGGGAGAACAGATTGACAACCTCCAGAGAGTCAAACAGAAgctggagaaagagaaaagcgAATACAAGATGGAGATCGATGACCTCAGCAGCAATATGGAGTCTGTCGCCAAATCCAAG GGTAACCTGGAGAAAATGTGCCGTGCTCTTGAGGATCAATTAAGTGAATTAAAGACCAAGAATGAAGAGCATATGCGTCAGTTAAATGAAATTAATGTTCAAAGATCAAGACTGATGACTGAAAATG GGGAATTTGGTCGTCAGTTGGAGGAAAAGGAGTCTCTTGTTTCACAGCTTACAAGGGGAAAACAGGCTTATATTCACCAAATTGAGGAGCTCAAAAAGTACCTTGAGGAGGAAGTTAAG GCCAAGAACGCCCTGGCTCATGCTGTTCAGTCAGCTCGTCATGACTGCGACCTGCTCAGAGAGCAGTTtgaggaggagctggaggccAAATCTGAGCTGCAGCGCGCAATGTCTAAGGCCAACAGCGAGGTAGCTCAGTGGAGAGCCAAATACGAGACTGATGCCATTCAGCGCActgaggagctggaggaggctAA GAAAAAGCTTGCCCAGCGTCTTCAGGATGCAGAGGAATCCATAGAGTCTGTAAATGCAAAATGTGCCTCTCtggaaaagacaaaacagagACTGCAGGGTGAAGTGGAAGACATGATGTTCGATGTGGAGAGAGCTAATGCTCTGGCTGCTAACCTCGACAAGAAGCAAAGGAACTTTGACAAG GTTCTTGCAGAGTGGAAACAGAAGTATGAGGAAAGCCAGGCAGAGCTTGAAGGAGCTCAGAAGGAGACTCGGTCATTAAGCACTgagatgtttaaaatgaaaaactcCTATGAAGAAGCCCTGGACCACCTGGAGACCCTGAAGAGAGAGAACAAGATCCTGCAGC AGGAAATCTCCGATTTGACTGAACATATTGCTGAATCAGGAAAGACAATTCATGAGCTGGAAAAGGGGAAGAAGACAGCAGAGAGCGAGAAAGCAGAAGTCCAGACTGCCCTAGAGGAGGCTGAG GCGACACTGGAGCACGAAGAATCAAAGATCATCCGTATCCAGCTCGAGCTCACCCAAGTCAAGAGTGAAATTGACAGAAAACTTGCAGAGAAGGACGAGGAGATTGAGCAGATCAAGAGGAACAGCCAGAGAGTGATTGAGTCCATGCAGAGCACTTTGGATGCTGAGGTCAGGAGCAGGAATGATGCCCTGAGAATCAAGAAGAAGATGGAGGGAGACCTGAATGAGATGGAGATTCAGCTGAGCCACGCCAGCCGCCAGTCAGCCGATGCCCAGAAACAGCTGAGAAACGTGCAGGCACAGCTTAAG GATGCCCAGCTGCACCTTGATGAAGCCATTAGAGGCCAGGAAGACATGAAGGAGCAGGTGGCCATGGTGGAGCGCAGGAACAACCTGATGCTGGCTGAGATCGAGGAGCTGAGATCGGCACTGGAGCAGACGGACAGAAGCCGCAAAGTGGCTGAACAGGAGCTGGTAGATGCCAGCGAGCGTGTGGGACTGCTGCACTCTCAG AACACAAATCTCATAAACACTAAAAGGAAGTTGGAGACTGACCTTGCCCAGATCCAGGGTGAAGTGGAAGATGCTGTCCAGGAAGCGAGAAATGCTGAAGAAAAGGCCAAGAAGGCCGTCACTGAT GCGGCCATGATGGCAGAAGAGCTGAAGAAGGAGCAGGACACCAGCACTCATTtggagaggatgaagaagaacctGGACGTGACAGTGAAGGACCTGCAGCACCGCCTGGATGAAGCTGAGAATCTGGCCATGAAGGGCGGAAAGAAGCAGCTTCAGAAACTGGAGGCTAGA GTCCGAGAGCTTGAGTGTGAGGTCGAGGCAGAGCAGAGACTTGGAGGTGAAGCTGTGAAAGGCATCCGCAAACATGAACGCAGAGTAAAGGAACTGACTTACCAG ACAGAGGAGGACAAGAAGAATATTGCCCGACTTCAGGATCTGGTGGACAAGCTGCAGCTGAAAGTGAAATCCTATAAGAGGCAGTCTGAGGAAGCT GAGGAGCAGGCCAACACTCACCTGTCCAGGTACAGGAAGGTGCAGCACGAGATGGAGGAGGCTCAGGAGAGAGCTGACATCGCCGAGTCTCAGGTCAACAAGCTGCGAGCCAAAAGCCGTGAGATCGTCAGG gGAAAGGAGGCCGAAGAATGA